DNA sequence from the Candidatus Fluviicola riflensis genome:
CGCAATGTGAGCATCTGGGATGCGAAAAGCGCCATGACGATGGGACAGGTGTTTGTAAACGGCGATGTGACCACAGGCCCGGTTCGTCACCGAATTCTGGTAGGACTGGACATGGCAAATAAAAACTACATGGCCGATTGGGGACAAGGGCACGATCTGGATTCCATCAACGCACCTTTTGATCCGAAAAACCCGAATTTGGGAATTCCGGCAACCGGTTACCCGGCTTTCGACAGAGTAACATCTTTGGAAGAAAGAGCGCAACTTGTCGGAGGCTTAATGGCATTGCGATACAGCAGTTTGTATGTACAGGACGAACTCGGCTTTTTCGAAAATAAGTTGAGAGTAACACTTGCCGGAAGATATACGTACTTAATTCAGGAAAACTGGGGCGGAAAACCGGATACGGCGCAGCATTTTACACCACGTGTGGGAATCAGCGGTTCCATAACAAAAACGTTCTCGGTTTACGGATTGTATGATCAGGCGTTTATCCCGCAGTCGGGCCGATTGGCAGATGGTGGCAAAGTACAGCCGATTACAGGAAACAACATCGAATTCGGTTTAAAGAAAAGCTGGTTTGGCGGTAAATGGAATACCACATTGGCCGCCTACCGGATTCTGAAAAACAATGAATTGACTGCCGATCCGAACAGTCCTCCAAGTTCCGGATTGAGTGTTGAACTCGGTCAGAAACAATCGCAGGGAATCGAATTTGATCTTCAGGGTATGATTCTTCCCGGACTTGATCTGATTGCCAACTACGCGTTCACCGATTCGAGAGTTGTACGCGTAGCCGATGGCGTTACTGCTTACAAGGAAGGCGACAATCTTCCCGGTTATGCCAAACATACGGCCAACTCATGGTTGAGCTACAAAGTACAAAGCGGCTTCTTCAGTGGAATCGGAATTTCTGCCGGAACAACGATCCAGATCGACAGAACATCGGTTGGTGACAGTTACTGGGGATCACCAAACACCAAAAGAATGAAAGACTATTTTAAACTCGATGCCGGATTGTTCTTTGAAAAAGAAAAATTCAGAATTACGGCAAACGTGTTTAACGTATTGAACGAATACTTATACAGCGGAGCTTATTACCAGTATAGTTCGGCTTATTACTACCAAACTGAGGCACCGCGCAATGTGCGTGTATCGATTACTTACAAATTCTGATTGATGACAATAAAAAAAGCAATCGGAAAACTTCATCTATGGCTCGGATTTACGTCCGGGCTTTTAGTTTTTGTAATCGCAGTCACCGGCTGCATTTATGCTTTCCAGGAAGAAATTCAGAATGTCAGCCAGCCTTATCGTTTTGTAAAAGAACAGCATAAAGCCTTTTTACCGCCATCCGAAATCATGGAAATCGCGCAAAAAAAGCTTCCGGGAAAACAGATTCACGCTGTCATGTACCAGGGCAAAACAAAAACTGCAAAGGCGATTTTTTATGGAAATGATGGCAACGAGGATTACTATTATTTTGTTTACATCAATCAGTATTCCGGAAAAGTGTTGCAGGTAAGTAACGAGAATGCCGGTTTTTTCCGTTTCATCCTCGATGGACATTATTACCTATGGTTGCCACCCGAAATTGGTAGCCCGATTGTTGCTTCGGCCACGCTGGTGTTTTTTGTTATGGTCATTTCAGGGATCATTTTGTGGTGGCCACGTAACAAAGCCGGAAGAAAACAACGCTTCAAACTCAAGTGGAATGCGCGTTGGCGGCGAAAGAATTACGACCTCCACAATGTGCTCGGTTTTTATGCGTCGTGGCTCGGGCTCATTTTTGCCATTACCGGATTAGTCTGGGGTTTCCAATGGTTTAACGCAACCTATTACACCGTTATTTCCGGTGGAAAAGATTTTGTGGAATACGAGGAACCACTATCTAAAGTGCAATTAACAGACACTTCCGGGTTAGCGCCGATGGATAAATTGTGGACAAAACTCATGCGTGAATGCCCGATCGAAGGATCTATTGAAGTTCACCAACCCGAAGATTCAACGTCATGCCTGGCGGTAAATATCAATCCCGATCCAACCACTTACTGGAAAATCGATTACCGGTATTTCGATCAGTATAGCCTGGAAGAGCTTTCTGTAAAGCACCTATGGGGACGCTACAAAAACACGTCTGCTTCGGATAAACTCATGCGTATGAATTACGACATTCATGTAGGCAGTGTGTTGGGGTTAACTGGTAAAATTCTCGCTTTTTGCGCCAGCCTGATCATTGCATCGCTTCCAATCACCGGTTTTCTGATCTGGTGGGGAAGGAGGAACAAGCCGAAAAAAGAACCGGTGAAAAAGCAGTTCTGACTTGTCATTTTCGGTCATAGAATAGTATAAAAACGAGTTTGATTGAAACGTTTAGTGTAATCATTTAGCGATTTTTGCGTTACATTGGTTGCTTACTTTGAAATTCAACCTATGCGCACAGTCTTTTTCATCTATTGCTGGCTTTTCGCCGCCTCTTCGGTTTTTTCACAACGACCTGATTCCGTGCAGGTAAACGGCAAATGGTATTTCGTGTACCCGATCAAAATGAAGTTGGAACCCACGGACAATTATTTGCGTGTAGTCGGGTTAACAGAGACCGAATTTGAACAATACCGCGATTGGACACAAGCCGGTGATTCGAGATTGAACCTGGAAAAAGATTCCCTGATCAAAGTCCTGCGAAAATCAATTGTTGATGATAAGATCTTAACCGCTGCGCAATATGATGAACTACTAGAGGAGTATTCGGAGAAACAGATTCACCGTCATCGCACTTTTATTCGAACAACGAAACGACATAGCATTCGCCGCAAGTTACGCAACGCAGTCAGGGGATCTCACCGTTATCAAAGCACCAAGGTATTTAGTGTAAAACGCCTGGTGAATCGGAAAGATTTGCGTAAGGCTTTGCTTAAATCACCTTCAAATCAACATAGGACACAATTTTATTCGAATTACATGCTTCCGCCCAGTGAAAAGGACTTGCCCAATGGCAACTATATTCTGTATTTCGATGATTTCTTTTCAGCAGACGACTGGAAAGAATGGAAACTGAACCCGCTTCATACTGCAGCCACTTTCTCTCTTCAGAACAATTTGCTGCACGGAGAATACAGCGTTTTCACGTATGAAGGCAGTCAACTGGTATCAGGAACCTACGAAAACGGGTTACGTCAGGGAAGCTGGCTGATCAGAAGAGAGATCGGTTCAGGTATTGACTATAGGGAAGGCTGGTGTTTTAACAGGAAATACAAGCCAGGAACAACCTCAAAGGATAGCTTGCTGCTTCAGTTTAATTATGACCTCCTACAGGGTGAAAACAGCAGTTTTTCACATTATGGATACGGGTCATATGTAAAAGACTGGACCGGTGAGTTTATAGCCGGATTACCAAATGGAGAATGGGAGCATGATAAATTCAGAGGATACACCTTCAGAGGTGATGTAAAAGCAACACGCGATTCTACCAATAGCGTATATGAACATCGGTGGGTCGACCTGGAACTACCATCTTCCGATTCCATTTATGACTTTTCAGGATTCACTGACTATAACGACATTGATCTGTGGTCATTAAAGTCGGCAAAATGCGTCGAAAATTCAGGACTGGAAAGCATTTCTAAAATAAGTGATTATCCGCTGTCAGAGTTCATGCAGTTACAATTCCCTGTAAAAACAGAGTTTTCATATTCTCCATTCAATAACCGGTGTGAGATCTGGAACAAAGAACCAGACAGCAGCTGTGTAGCACGTTTTTACCGTAATCACGCATTGAAAATCGTTGTGGGTTCTCGCTATTTCAACAACGGGGTATTGTTCGATACTTGCGGATTTGATGAGCAGGGACAATTGGTCTACAAGCAATTTGACAATACCGGAAAATTATACCGCACTTCTCAGCTCAGTTCAAACGGGCGTATTTTGAGTACGGTTTTTACACATCCGCCGAAAAAAATGATCATTGATGGCTATGAAGTGATGCCGTCTTATTCAAAGGGTTTTTCCTGGGAAGGAGATACGCTGGTAGCGAATCGCAGGATTTTTGAATTGAAGTGGAGCGAACACTATAAATTGAACTTCGAGAATTATTACGATAAAGACCTACAGCAATTTGTAGAGAAATCATACGATAACAAAACAGGTGAAACGCTTTTGACAATAACCACTCCCTTCACGAATGAAGAATTAGCTGTGATTGATTCAACCTATCAGGATGAAAACCAGAGATACTCGAAAGCCTATGTTCTACGCTCACGCAGGCACATGGCAAAGATTGATGCGTATGAAAAACGTGCCGTTTGGGGCGATCTCACCATACTTGAAGAATACAGCCACGGACAAAGAAAGGTCACGTTTTTTGCAGACGGAAAACCTTATGCCGGTACTGTGGAAGTGAAAACATACAGCGATGGATCTGATCGGTATAAACTGAAGCGAAAAAAACTGGTCATTGAACTCAACCAATCATACCCTTTTGGTGGGAGAAAGCATATAATAAGACGCCCACGATGGATGAGATCGAGAATCCCTTATGTGCTTTCAGATGCAATTCTGGAAGAACTCCCGTTGTTGTTTCAATTGAAAATTCATGAAAGGGATGAATTCAAGCAATCGGTAGAAAATAGTTTTCCTTACGAATTCAGTTCAGGTAACTTCATAAACGGTGTTCCGACGGGAAATTGGACGTTTATGAATAATGATAAAAAAGTAACGGCCGAAGTGACTTATACTGGTAAAGCATCCAGTGGTTTTTTGTTTGAATATTGGATAAGAGCCGCAGATACGAAAGCAGAAAAGCTGGAGTACCTCACGGACCCGCTAAAAGAGCGCTATGAACCAGCTTGTAAGAAAAGCACCGATTATATCTATAAGAAAATAGCCATTGCCAACGGCCGCGAAGATGGTACTGCCGTTACCTTTAATCACAAGGGAGATACCATTGCACTGGTCCACTACAAACAAGGAGAACTGCATGGCGATCAATGTTACATCTTTCCACACGATTATTACTCCGAAAAGGCGAATAAATACCTCATTGGTACATTTGATGAAGGAAAACCGGTTGGCAAACAAATTGCGGTAAAAAAAGAATATACATCGGAAGAAGGCGGCGGTAAACTGGTAGTTGATACGATGGCTGTTGTCCATTTTGTAAACGGAAAAAGAGAAGGCAGAGCAAGGTTTCCGTACAAAACGCTTTCGTATGATCTAACATTTTCCAATGATTTACCGGATAGGGAAATGGTCGTTAAAAACAATCGATCGGAAACAGTCCAGCGCTTTACTTTTATGTTTGGATATTTGCACCAGATGCAGCATTTCAAGGAAAACACCCTTTCGTATGAATACGAAATTTCACCACTCGATTCATTGAAGCTGGATATTGGCTATCTCTATGATGCTACCGAACCAGTAGATGAAGACAATACCTATAATTGGGAATCCAGAGGTTTTGCAGATGAATTTATCAAACGCGATGAAACACCGAAACAAGCCGTGTTCACTAAATTTTACCCGAATGGTACCATTGCACGCAGCGGTGAGTTGATGAAGGAAAAGAAACTGGGCCGGTGGACGTACGCAAGCGAAGATCAAAGCAGTTGGTATACGATTGATTATAAAGACTCAATCTATGTTCAAAACGGTGATACGTTTTCAATCATCGGTGTGCAAACTCAGCTGAATGTTGACGGAAAAAGACTCAAAAAACAACTGGTGCTCGAAGAGAAAGACTTTTACAAATGCACCAGCGATGAATATTATTCCATTCGCGAATACATAGTACCTGAATTCTCCGCTTCTGGTGAAGATGCACTCAATTATTACGACAACGGTGCGCTCATGAGCAAAGGGAAATTGACAAACGGCCTGCCGGATGGTTTGTGGCAATTTTACAACCAGCAGGGTGGGTTGACCCGAATGGGAATTTACAAAAACGGTAAAAAGATTGGCCGCTGGCTTGAAGGCGATCTCACCACCAAAGCATACCTCGGCGATATCTGTTTGGATGAATCAAATCCTGATTTGGATGTAATCATCAGCCAGCTCGAGCGCGGAAAGAAAATCGAAGCAACGATTTACCGGAACGGAAAACCGGTGTCGAAACAAACCTACGAGTCCTCTAAATAAAATAAGGCACTTATACCATACAAACAGTTTAAGTTATAACTGATTGGTAATGTGCTGTTTATGTGTTTGTAAATTAATTTCATACTTAGTTGATTAAAATTCACTGGATATGGAGAACCAAAATGTTACTGCTGGAGATGTACTTAAACACTATCTTGAAACTATAAGTAAAGAAAGTAAGATATTAGAGGATGAAATAGACCTGCTATTCTCTAATCAACCTACCCAATCTGAAATTCAATCTTTATTTAAGAAAGTCAAACAGTTTTATAAGGAATACTCCGGCACAGTTCCAAAACTGATCGCAAATATTGGTATGATGAATTTCAGATCATTTATTAATACGCTCGATATAGCCACAAAGTTGCAACAACATTTTGATTCTAAACTTCGTCAGTTTTTGGATGAAAATGCTGACTCCACTCTTTCCAGTTAGTTGAATCTTCATTAGGCACTATGTAAACTTTAATGGGACAATTTAGAGTTATCATTAGTATGTTTAACTCTATCATCTGATTTCTTATAAAATCAGCTACTACCATTTTTTGGTGGTCTGAATAATTTTCCATCTTAAATAAATATTAGTTAAATTGTTTTAAGTTAAAGAATTTATTTTGTAACATTGTAGACGAATCAAAAATGTTATGTTATGAATTATGTTCAAGGATTAAAGTTTAGGCGTGATGAGTTAAAGGCGGTTAAAGATGAACTCGAAGCTAAATTAAAACCTGTACTTAAAGAGTACGACGCGATTATGAACCTTCTTAAAGTTGTTGAAGCTGAAAAGTATGTTCAGAACGACTATCCTTTAAAAGGTAAATTACAAGACAAGGTTTTATTTGCTGTTAACGAACTAAAGAAAGCAACTGCCCACCAAGTTATTGATTTCATGCGCCAACATGAAAGCGATATTTCCGAATCTTCGGTTGTTGTCACCTGCTCCAAGCTGTTTAAAACAGGAATTCTGCAAAAGGATAATGACAAAGGAAGAGAAAGCATTTACACGATAAAGCTGTAATAAAAAATCCCCTTGCGCCAACAGGGGGATTCTCTTCACTTTCTTAACTCAATAAAGAATCAAAATTGTAAATGTTATGTCTTACAAATATACGATTTCCAACTTTAGAACTGATTTCCCTGACGACAACACCTGTCTTGATAAGGTGTTTTCTCTTCGCTACGGATCACAAACCCATTGCACAAAATGTGATAACGTGTTTTCCTATACAAGAGTAAAAGGTAGACAATGCTATCAGTGTGATAAATGTTACTATCAAATATATCCTTGCGCCGGAACTGTGTTTGAAAATACAAAGACTCCATTGTTGTATTGGTTCTACGCAATATATTTGTTTACAGCTTCAAAAAACGGTGTCTCCGCAAAAGAAATAGAACGCCAACTAGGAGTTACTTACAAATGTGCTTGGCGAATGCTAAAGCATATCAGAATTTTAATGGGTTCGCAACAGGTAAATATGTTTGAGGAGTCATCAATTGTAGAATGTGATGAAACTTTTGTAGGTGGCAAGAACATAAACAGACACAAGGACAAAAAAGTAGAAAAATCACAAGGTCGGTCTTTCAAAGATAAAACCCCTGTATTTGGAATGTTTGAACGCAAATCAAAACAGGTTAAAGCGTTTGTAGTTCCGGACACAAAAGGTAAAACTCTAAAACCAATCATTTACAGCCAAATTGAGACAGGCGCAAACGTATATACTGACGAATGGATCGCTTACCGTGGCATAGATAAATACTACAACCATCAATTTGTTGACCACAGCAAAGGACAATATGCTGACGGTGATAACTCAACCAACCGAATAGAAAACGTGTGGAGTTGCTTTAAACGAACAATAAAAGGAAGCTATATAAAGGTTTCACGTAAATACCTACAACTATACGTTGATGAGTCTGTGTTCCGTTTCAACAACAGGAACAAACCTATTTTTTACGAACTCGTGAACCTTTTGGGGTTAGAACCGAATCAAGAACTTTGTCGAACTCAGACTTTGTGACTGGCTTAACTTGTTGTTTACGTTCTAGTTCCTCAAAGCCTTTCGTTAGTTCGTCTACTGACTTTGTTTTAGGCTTTTTCATAGTACAAATGTATGGGATTATTTTGATTTGGACTTTTCCCAGTTTATTGGGGTTGGCATCCTATTTTTCAAGTCGGCTTTCATGTTTCTCATGGTTTCAAGATAAAGTCGTTCTTCGTCGTCCTCTAACAACAAGAATTCAACACTAGTTTCTAAAGCTTCACTGATCTTAAAAAGAGTTTTGATAGTTGGGTTAGTTCGTCCAGATTCAATTCTTCTGAGCGCGGAATCTTCTATGCCAATTAAAGTGGCTAACTCTATTTGCTTGATACCTTTTTGATTACGTAGGGACTGAATGGTTTTTCCAATTCTTTTGATGTATTCGTCCTCGTTCATTCAGTGAAGTTATCGCGAGATCAAAATAATTTTCAGAACATTTATGATCGGTTTTGATTTTTCTCCTACATTTGCTTTGTACACAAAACCAATAACATGAAAAAACTAATCTTGTTCACTGTGCTATTAGCACTCTTCACATACTCCTGCAAGAAAGACGAGAAGAAAGACAGGACTATCACCTTCGACTACCAATTAGCTGACATGGATCATTTTGATGTGTCAGTTAAAAAGAATGGTGACATCATGTACGGTTACTCTGACGAGAAGTACACAGCTTACCCGCAAGGTGATGGTACATATTTGATGGGTTCCACTGAGTTCAAAGCCAAGAAAGGTGACCAAATAGCTGTTTACGTAGTAGACAACTTTGGATCAAATGAGCCTGTTAGTTTCACACTCAAAGTGAATGGTTCAACAGTCTCCACCACTGACGTAAACTCAATGGAGTCTGCTATCAGCATATCCTATACAGTGGAATGAGCACAGTTGGTTGGACCGTTTTTGTTATAGTCTCTGTTGTCATGGTTGTTCCGGGGCTTATAATCACTTTTAGTGAAAACAAGGAAAAGATCAATACCTCCATCAAAACATGGTTGCCCATAGTATTATTGATTTGGCTTATAATAGGTTCGATATGGGTATTTTCTGACATGAAAAGCTAATAATTATGAAAGCATTACTAACTTCTATATTCCTAATTTTCTCATTTGTTTCAACCGCGCAAGATGATTATTACAAGGATATCTCAGCTTCACAAATAGTTTCTGTAATAGATAAAGTAGGTTTCTCTCCAACCAAGATAACAAAAGACGTTAAGGCTTTTAAAATTGTCATCTTACAGTTAGGAACTAATGAAATAAAACAAGTCAACATAGATAGTTGGTGGTTATGTAACAACCGAAAGGATGATAATTTCACCATATACAATATGCTTTATAAAGAAGTGACAAAGGAAACCTTTGATTTATACTGTAAGGAGTTAATTTCCCTAATGGTTTGTGATGGAACAGCGACACAGACAAACTAGATGTTAATCTTTCTATCTGAATGAATATTCTTAACTTAGTGAGTAAATCTCACATAATGAAGTATATAAACATACTACACTATTTTCTAACCATTGGGCTTATCATTACTGTCATTGTCCTTCTATTGAACCAAAACAAAATACAAAACCAACTATCTGATGACTCAGTAATCGAAAGCGTCAATTATCCGTTTGAAGAAAGAAATATGACGCTTATCCTCACTCTTATCGGAGTTGGGTTTGGTCTTTTCGCCCTCTTTACTTTTGGTGGGGTTAAACAACTCTTTGATGCAAAGGTTGAAGAAGTAAACGAACGCTATAACAAAGCAAAAAAGGATAATGAGACTCATCATAAAAGAATGAATAGGTTAGAGAAAGATTTGAACTATCAGCTGGCTGAAATACTATATGACAAAGCGTCTACACTAAGAAGTGGTGATTCGCCAAGTGTTTATGTTATGGTTGCTCTAGCAGCATGTGAAAAATACACACAAGTCCTGTCAGACTGCGAGGATGAGAATCAAAAATTTATAGGGGGTGTCAATACCAGAGTTAGTAGTTTACTTGATGAAATAACAAAAGTAATTGGTATAACCAACAGAGATGTTGAAACTTCCAGTATTGATTTCGATAGGTTTAAAAAGAGAGTCGAAAGAATATCAGCCCAGCTTAACAGTATCGACTTCGCTAAGTTTAATCATATTGTAAGTAAAATCAAGATTATTGATTAGATTTTACGCACATGTTTTTAAGGTATAAGTGCCTAAAATAATATGAAGCAACGAAGTTTACTGCTCTTATTTCACCTCATTACAGTCACCGTTATTGCCCAACGGCCCGATTCGGTGCAGGTAAACGGACAATGGTATTTTGTGTATCCCTTGCAGGAAAAAGTCGAGCCGACCAATGCCATTTTAGATAAACTGGATCTTTCGGAAGCACAGTTTAAGTTATTTAAAGAATGGAAACTAAGCAACGATCCACGCCTGAAATTATCCAAACACACCATGATCGATTCGCTGAACCGGGAATTGATTCGCATAAAAATCACAGTGTCGAAAGAACAGAACAGGTATGAGTGGCGCAATGCGACCGAGGCTCCGAAAGTCAGCTGGCCAATGCTCCTGATGCGAAAAAAACACTGGTACAGAAAGTATCCCGAATTAATGCTTGTCCAGGATATCGATCAAAATCGCGACCTCGTTCCGGCAGTGCAGAATTTACCTAACGGAAAATACATCCAGTATTTCGAACCGGTGCTGAGCTACCACGGATGGAAAAAAAGTTCAGAACTTCCAACCAGGGTTGCAGCTATATTCGAGCTGAAAAACAACCTGCCCGAAAATGAATTCACACGCTTTAACTACAAAGGTGATACTGTGCGTCATGGTTATTTCACTGACGGATTAAAAGAACGGCAATGGACCGTGAGCGATAGAGGAAGCCGGTTCCATACCGGAATTCATGGTTTGAGAGAAAACAGAACATTTTATAATTACAATTCTTCCATTCGGGTCAACCTGGAAAAAGGTATTCTCGAAGGAACGTTTTACAAATGGATTTCAGGTTCTTATCAACCGGTCGGCTACTTTAAAAACGGTTACGCCGATAGTATCTGGAAAACAGATCCTTATTACGCCTGGCGGACCAACGAAATAATTGACTACAATTCAATATTGGACAGTAATTACAATCAACCGCTTTCACTTGCAATTTTGCCATCAGTAAGTCTTTACAAACGATATGACGGGTTTGATTTCAAAGAGAAAAAAAACAGATACCTCACAATCTCGTATTTTAATTTACAGGAAGATCGCTACGAACAAGGTGTGCCTGCTTTACCGTTATCCGGGTTTGAGGATTTGTTTAGCATGCCAATGCGTACCGGTTTGAACGGCTTAAGAACGGTGAATGAAACCGATGGTTATAATAGAAATACCGGTCAGGTCAATTTTCACGGTACCAAACAAATTTTCGAAGGAACCAGGCTCACCGAAAGATATACTTATCTGCCCGGTTTAGGCACGATTGTATATGCACGCTTCTTCAAAAACGGTGCGTTATTCGATACGCTTGGTTACGAGCCTCAAAACAAGTTGTTTGTACACAATATATATGATGTCAACGGAAAATTGTTTCAAACAACCACTTATAATACTTCCGGCGGACAGGTGCAGCAAATCAATTATTTCAAGCAAAAAGAAAAGAAGGTTCGCTATAAAAAACCAGTCGTCATCGACGGATTTGAAACTGAATATGTTTATTATTTCGGAACGAAACTTCGTGAGTGGGAAGGCAGCCGGGTTGTAGACGGAAAACAGTATACCCGGATCAGATGGACGAAAACAAAAAGACGGCGTTCCGAAACGTACAAAGATCTGAGCGATTCTTTGGAGCATCAAGTGACGTTTAACCGAAAAGGGGAAATAGCTTTGGATGAGGCGTCGTTGCAGATAGGAATTGATTCGTCCCGAGGCTACAACAAAGGAATTTATGCAACACGCAATACGGTACCATATAAAGAAATGAAACTGATTGAGGAGAACGAAAACGTTACAGATTCACCTATTGTGTTGACCTGCGCTGATCAACCTTATTCAGGACGAATGAGTATCAATTTTTCGAAGAATAGGCTGAAACTGGATGATCAGCCAGCCGACGGATTAAACTGGACTATTCCATCAGATGAATCTTCTCGAAGCCTGCGC
Encoded proteins:
- a CDS encoding peptidase M4, whose protein sequence is MTIKKAIGKLHLWLGFTSGLLVFVIAVTGCIYAFQEEIQNVSQPYRFVKEQHKAFLPPSEIMEIAQKKLPGKQIHAVMYQGKTKTAKAIFYGNDGNEDYYYFVYINQYSGKVLQVSNENAGFFRFILDGHYYLWLPPEIGSPIVASATLVFFVMVISGIILWWPRNKAGRKQRFKLKWNARWRRKNYDLHNVLGFYASWLGLIFAITGLVWGFQWFNATYYTVISGGKDFVEYEEPLSKVQLTDTSGLAPMDKLWTKLMRECPIEGSIEVHQPEDSTSCLAVNINPDPTTYWKIDYRYFDQYSLEELSVKHLWGRYKNTSASDKLMRMNYDIHVGSVLGLTGKILAFCASLIIASLPITGFLIWWGRRNKPKKEPVKKQF